The Ignavibacteriota bacterium genome contains a region encoding:
- a CDS encoding PAS domain S-box protein, producing MSRFSLSIRNKLVILFSLLVLIISIFIYIYVPSRIEEQAGHALREKTKSIARMTAFSLSSALVFHDVRTLNEELQGAKQNSDVVYIVIHNDTGNVVSEYNLVQAEQQAYSVIDTHNILSANEQLYKTSTPIFSNNKNIGTLFIGVSLSNVRREVEKSKNNIALVSFFVFLTGILTVIGFSSLVTSPLRQMVKTVDTISEGDLTHRAVVVSNDEVGHLARSFNRMVDNVQTAHEELEQLNRTLERRVDERTKELRLEINERKQAESKLRESEERFRQLSEASFEGIAIHSQGILLEGNTTLARMFGYDLQEMIGKNATDFAAPESKALVEKNIRSGIESPYETVGIRKDGTTFPVELIGRAMNYHGKNARVTAIRDITERKQAENALRDSEQKLRQSLALQKRLLSSLPTISFITTDFQAMITSFSPGAEQIFGYTAEEVIGKSVALVHLPEDAAKFPEIIRKQLAGHIGYSGEMTLIRKNGEQFPAQFITAPIMDADGTVMGLLGVSQDITERKRLEDQLRQAQKMESIGTLAGGIAHDFNNILGIILGYVSSLQRNKDFSKQQFDKSAEAINKVIIRGANLVRQLLTFARKTDVQFEPTNVNDIIIELVKMIQETFPKTITATFSLDKNLPFIIADHNQLHQSLLNLCVNARDAMPNGGTINIATSIAPKSSIVQQHPEAQEEYYASILLSDTGTGMKRETVERIFEPFFTTKEIGKGTGLGLAVVYGIVQSHHGFVDVESIPGSGTTFRILLPMVPGSIEAIKQEPEIEQFIPGGTETILIIEDEELLLELIDALLQQYGYTVLTAHDGEEAISLYEKHHSNIQLVVTDLGLPKMSGWQVFLKMKEINRNVKVVLATGYLEPHEKNLFFDGGILDILTKPYEPAELLKKVHQVMHTPS from the coding sequence ATGTCCCGGTTTTCACTGAGTATTCGGAATAAACTTGTCATTCTTTTTTCCCTGTTGGTTTTGATTATTTCAATCTTCATTTACATCTATGTGCCTTCCCGTATCGAAGAGCAGGCGGGGCATGCGTTGAGGGAAAAAACAAAGAGCATTGCTCGAATGACTGCGTTCAGTTTAAGTTCCGCACTTGTTTTTCATGATGTGCGAACACTCAACGAGGAACTCCAGGGAGCGAAACAAAACAGTGATGTCGTGTATATCGTCATCCATAACGATACCGGGAATGTGGTTTCGGAATATAATCTTGTTCAGGCTGAACAACAAGCATACTCAGTAATTGACACACACAATATTCTCTCGGCAAACGAACAACTCTATAAAACATCAACTCCGATTTTCAGCAACAATAAAAACATCGGGACATTATTTATCGGTGTTTCGTTATCGAACGTTCGTCGTGAAGTTGAAAAGAGTAAAAATAATATTGCCCTTGTTAGTTTTTTTGTTTTTCTCACCGGGATACTGACCGTGATAGGCTTTAGTAGTCTTGTCACTTCTCCACTCCGGCAAATGGTGAAAACTGTTGATACAATTTCTGAAGGCGACCTCACGCATCGCGCCGTTGTTGTTTCAAACGACGAGGTTGGACATTTGGCTCGTTCGTTCAACAGGATGGTTGATAATGTTCAGACCGCTCATGAGGAACTTGAACAACTGAACCGGACGCTCGAAAGACGCGTTGATGAACGTACCAAGGAACTCCGTCTCGAAATCAATGAGCGAAAACAGGCGGAAAGTAAATTACGAGAAAGTGAAGAGCGGTTCCGTCAACTTTCCGAAGCAAGTTTTGAAGGAATTGCAATTCATTCGCAGGGCATCCTGTTAGAGGGAAATACAACCCTTGCGCGCATGTTCGGGTATGATTTACAGGAGATGATTGGAAAAAACGCTACTGACTTTGCCGCCCCGGAATCAAAAGCACTTGTTGAAAAAAATATCCGTTCCGGGATTGAATCCCCGTATGAAACAGTCGGCATCAGGAAAGATGGAACGACCTTTCCCGTAGAACTGATTGGCAGGGCGATGAACTATCATGGAAAAAATGCACGGGTAACTGCTATCCGTGACATCACCGAACGGAAACAAGCGGAAAATGCCTTACGCGATTCAGAACAAAAACTACGTCAAAGCCTTGCCCTGCAAAAACGATTGCTCAGTTCGCTCCCGACTATTTCATTTATCACGACAGATTTTCAGGCAATGATTACATCGTTCAGCCCGGGAGCTGAGCAAATTTTCGGATACACGGCGGAAGAAGTTATCGGGAAATCGGTCGCACTCGTTCATCTCCCTGAAGATGCGGCAAAATTCCCCGAAATCATTCGCAAGCAACTTGCCGGACACATCGGGTACAGTGGCGAGATGACTCTTATCAGGAAAAACGGTGAACAATTCCCTGCTCAATTTATTACTGCCCCCATCATGGATGCCGACGGAACTGTGATGGGATTACTCGGTGTATCCCAGGATATTACCGAACGAAAGCGACTCGAAGACCAACTCAGGCAGGCACAAAAGATGGAAAGCATCGGAACACTTGCCGGCGGCATTGCACACGATTTCAACAACATTCTTGGAATTATTCTCGGCTATGTTTCCTCTCTTCAGCGAAACAAAGATTTCTCGAAACAGCAGTTTGATAAAAGCGCTGAAGCAATCAATAAAGTTATCATACGAGGTGCGAATCTCGTGCGACAACTACTGACGTTCGCGCGTAAAACAGATGTCCAGTTTGAGCCGACAAACGTGAATGATATCATCATCGAATTGGTGAAGATGATTCAGGAAACGTTCCCGAAAACAATTACTGCGACCTTTTCTCTTGATAAAAACCTTCCGTTTATTATTGCAGACCATAACCAACTTCATCAATCATTATTGAATTTATGTGTGAATGCACGCGATGCAATGCCGAATGGCGGTACAATCAATATTGCTACCTCCATCGCCCCTAAGAGTTCTATTGTTCAACAACATCCCGAAGCACAGGAAGAATACTATGCTTCCATCCTTCTCAGCGATACAGGGACCGGAATGAAGAGGGAAACAGTTGAACGAATTTTCGAACCGTTTTTCACAACAAAAGAAATCGGGAAGGGAACGGGATTGGGACTTGCTGTCGTGTATGGAATCGTGCAAAGTCATCACGGTTTTGTTGATGTTGAAAGTATTCCGGGCTCAGGAACAACATTCCGAATCCTTCTTCCGATGGTTCCGGGTAGCATTGAGGCTATTAAACAGGAACCGGAAATCGAACAGTTTATTCCGGGAGGAACAGAAACCATTCTTATTATTGAAGATGAGGAATTATTGCTCGAACTGATTGATGCTTTGTTACAGCAATACGGGTACACTGTCCTCACGGCACATGATGGTGAAGAAGCCATTTCATTGTATGAAAAACATCACTCAAACATTCAACTTGTCGTAACCGACCTCGGACTACCGAAGATGAGCGGTTGGCAAGTGTTTCTAAAAATGAAAGAAATCAACAGAAACGTGAAAGTCGTTTTAGCGACTGGGTATTTAGAACCTCACGAAAAAAATCTTTTCTTCGATGGTGGAATTCTGGATATTCTCACCAAGCCGTACGAGCCTGCAGAATTATTGAAAAAGGTTCATCAGGTTATGCATACTCCTTCGTAG
- a CDS encoding DUF4154 domain-containing protein — MKRFSALILFLSLFWSNSFSQEMPVPVDIQFRLLKKILSYDRNLRTRCGDTLVIGIVYQKRFRSSLNTKEEILRVSGEQPEQNIEDVPFICTAYEINSTAEMEHLLTNNNLDIVYLTPLRGIDIEQVALLCKEKYVFTFTGVPAYVSSGIIVGIDLKIEHPQILINLSSAKATKVDFNSQLLKLSKIVH, encoded by the coding sequence ATGAAACGTTTTTCCGCACTCATCCTATTTCTCTCCCTGTTTTGGTCGAACTCCTTTTCCCAGGAAATGCCGGTTCCGGTGGACATTCAATTCCGGCTACTGAAAAAAATTCTCAGTTACGACAGGAATCTGAGAACGAGGTGTGGCGATACATTAGTCATCGGCATCGTTTACCAGAAACGATTCCGTAGTTCACTCAATACAAAAGAAGAAATTCTCCGTGTCAGCGGTGAACAACCGGAACAGAACATTGAAGATGTTCCTTTCATTTGTACTGCTTATGAAATCAATTCAACGGCAGAAATGGAACATCTCCTTACAAACAACAATCTTGATATAGTTTACCTGACTCCTTTGCGTGGTATTGATATTGAACAGGTCGCTCTTCTGTGTAAGGAAAAATATGTTTTTACGTTCACCGGTGTCCCCGCCTATGTTTCCTCAGGCATCATCGTAGGTATCGATTTAAAAATTGAACATCCACAAATTCTTATCAATCTTTCATCCGCTAAGGCGACAAAAGTTGATTTTAATTCCCAGTTACTTAAACTCTCCAAAATAGTTCATTAA
- a CDS encoding SDR family oxidoreductase, translating to MSESLKGTALITGASSGIGLELAKVFARNGHNLVLVARDEQRLTLVAEELKAIHDITCQVISYDLSLPTSAGDLYRVLQAKEITVEVLVNNAGFGTWGKFWELDEEKEKSEMNLNMVNLALLTKYVLREMIARGEGKIMNVASVAAFLPGPKMSVYYATKAFVRSFSEALSEEVKGTGITVSTLCPGPTETEFQHHAGMANMHLLKSVFMMNANSVAESAYAGMIEGKRIIIPGVLNKLLVFCIRFLPQKILLAIVHSLHKRRGETTKEYA from the coding sequence ATGAGTGAGTCTCTCAAAGGGACAGCGCTTATTACGGGTGCCTCAAGCGGTATCGGGCTTGAACTTGCCAAAGTATTTGCCCGGAACGGACATAACCTTGTTTTGGTTGCACGTGATGAGCAACGATTAACTCTGGTTGCAGAAGAGCTGAAGGCAATCCACGACATTACGTGTCAGGTGATTTCATATGACCTCTCGCTTCCAACTTCAGCCGGAGATTTATATCGGGTGCTTCAGGCAAAAGAAATTACTGTCGAGGTACTCGTGAACAACGCCGGTTTCGGAACGTGGGGAAAGTTTTGGGAACTTGACGAAGAAAAAGAGAAAAGCGAGATGAATCTCAACATGGTCAATCTCGCGTTACTTACAAAGTATGTTCTCAGGGAAATGATTGCACGGGGAGAGGGAAAAATAATGAATGTTGCTTCGGTTGCCGCGTTTCTTCCCGGACCGAAGATGTCTGTGTATTATGCAACGAAAGCATTTGTTCGTTCGTTTTCTGAGGCGTTATCCGAAGAAGTAAAAGGAACCGGAATTACAGTTTCGACATTATGTCCCGGTCCGACGGAAACAGAATTCCAACATCACGCCGGAATGGCAAACATGCATTTGTTGAAATCTGTCTTCATGATGAATGCGAACTCCGTAGCAGAATCTGCATATGCAGGTATGATAGAAGGGAAGAGAATTATTATTCCGGGAGTGTTGAACAAACTTCTGGTTTTCTGTATCCGTTTTCTCCCTCAGAAAATATTACTTGCCATCGTCCATTCTCTCCATAAGCGGCGAGGTGAAACTACGAAGGAGTATGCATAA
- a CDS encoding TonB-dependent receptor, with protein sequence MKTTITGVFILTVFVLFCIETGLPQETVSEQEDTSLDSLLNMKVSTAAKYWQTSSEAPASVTIITSKQIERYGYSTLDDVLRSVRGFYTSYDRNYSYIGVRGFSRPTDYNDRLLLLLNGHTMNENVYGSMLAGNDLPIDLRSLDRIEIVRGPGSALYGTGAMFAVINLITKKGNDIDGINLSTEFGSYGKLGANVLYGKQFENALDVLFSFRAGKIQGQDLYYREYDSVQTNYGVAQNIDDEHFAGLIGSLQYKYTSLLVSFTNRFKRVPTAAFETIFNDPSFTSRDKRGLIELLHDYPFATDKNIMSRLYYDYYEYFGSYPYETMLNYDASTGKWYGGEVQFRWDVFPGNRFTIGTEFRNNLHSDYRNWTADSVFFDKNFPFNIFSLYLQNEFQVFENLSFTAGIRRDEYSTVGSATTPRLALIFNILPTSTLKMLYGEGFRSPNTYETNYEDNFSSWVQNTNLKPEKIITSEIAWEQRFTKDVFGVLSLYSYDMDELIDPVIDSLGISQFQNISDIHAQGIETELNFRTDIGLNGYTSFIYQKARDPLLDGNISNSPTTILRLGFSYQLVPSLTLSSEVRYTSERYTVNRTTTDPFIIANLNIHAKAGTKAESGIGKLLNNIECSLLVENIFNTSYATPGGIEHRQDAIPQDGRTFLFRIGYTL encoded by the coding sequence ATGAAAACTACAATAACGGGGGTTTTCATATTGACGGTATTTGTTCTTTTCTGTATAGAAACCGGTTTACCCCAGGAAACTGTCTCAGAGCAAGAAGATACTTCGTTAGATTCACTTCTGAATATGAAAGTCAGTACGGCGGCAAAATACTGGCAGACCAGTAGTGAGGCTCCTGCGTCGGTTACTATCATTACCTCCAAACAAATCGAACGCTATGGATACTCCACGCTTGATGATGTTCTCCGTAGTGTTCGCGGCTTTTACACCAGTTACGACAGGAACTACAGTTATATCGGCGTTCGCGGGTTTAGCAGACCTACAGATTACAATGACAGGCTTCTCCTCCTCCTTAACGGTCATACAATGAATGAAAACGTGTATGGCTCGATGCTTGCGGGGAACGACTTACCGATTGACCTCAGGAGTTTAGATAGAATCGAAATCGTCCGCGGTCCGGGCTCCGCTCTCTATGGAACGGGAGCGATGTTTGCCGTCATCAATCTCATCACAAAAAAAGGAAATGATATTGACGGTATCAATCTTTCCACCGAGTTCGGAAGTTATGGAAAACTTGGAGCAAATGTTCTCTACGGCAAACAATTTGAAAATGCTCTGGATGTCTTGTTTTCCTTCCGTGCAGGCAAAATTCAGGGTCAGGATTTGTACTACCGAGAATATGATAGTGTACAAACAAATTACGGCGTTGCACAAAATATCGATGACGAACACTTTGCCGGATTGATTGGTTCGCTTCAATACAAGTACACCTCGTTGCTTGTTTCGTTCACGAATCGTTTCAAACGAGTCCCGACCGCCGCATTTGAAACTATCTTCAACGACCCTTCTTTTACCTCAAGAGATAAACGAGGTCTCATCGAACTCTTGCATGACTATCCGTTCGCTACCGATAAAAACATTATGAGCCGTCTGTACTATGATTATTATGAATATTTTGGCTCCTATCCCTATGAAACCATGCTGAATTATGATGCTTCGACAGGAAAGTGGTATGGAGGAGAAGTACAATTTCGATGGGATGTTTTTCCCGGCAACCGGTTTACCATCGGTACGGAATTCAGAAATAACCTCCATTCCGATTACCGTAACTGGACAGCCGATTCCGTCTTCTTCGATAAGAATTTTCCGTTCAATATTTTTTCTCTCTACCTTCAGAATGAGTTTCAGGTTTTTGAGAATCTTTCTTTCACCGCCGGAATTCGCCGTGATGAATATTCAACGGTGGGGAGCGCTACGACTCCACGACTTGCGCTCATCTTCAACATCTTGCCGACCAGCACGTTGAAAATGCTTTACGGCGAAGGCTTTCGTTCTCCTAACACCTATGAAACCAACTACGAAGACAATTTCTCTTCTTGGGTTCAAAACACGAATTTGAAACCGGAAAAAATCATTACCTCTGAAATTGCATGGGAACAGCGATTCACTAAAGATGTTTTTGGCGTTCTCTCTCTCTACTCGTATGATATGGATGAGTTGATTGATCCGGTCATTGATTCTTTGGGAATTTCACAATTTCAAAACATCAGCGATATTCATGCTCAGGGAATTGAAACAGAACTGAATTTCCGCACCGATATCGGTCTGAACGGCTACACAAGTTTTATCTATCAAAAAGCACGGGACCCGCTTTTAGATGGTAATATTTCAAACTCCCCAACGACGATTCTCCGTCTTGGGTTCTCGTATCAACTTGTTCCTTCACTCACACTCAGCAGTGAAGTACGTTATACATCAGAACGATACACCGTCAATCGTACCACAACCGATCCTTTTATCATTGCAAATCTGAACATTCATGCAAAAGCAGGAACAAAGGCAGAGAGCGGAATTGGAAAATTGCTCAATAATATCGAGTGTTCTCTTCTTGTTGAAAATATCTTCAACACATCGTATGCTACCCCTGGTGGAATAGAGCATCGTCAAGATGCAATACCACAAGATGGAAGAACCTTTCTATTCAGAATCGGATATACGTTATAA
- a CDS encoding PorV/PorQ family protein — protein sequence MNTKRTLQQIIGVVILLLFFVSTDGFSGNRSGSVTGQFLKLPLSARAVGMGGAQVALAQGAASIGYNPAGMMSVTNYGVGINYTSWFAGIDYSYAGATVRLEGIGNIGVGMMMLATDEMKVTTNAFPEGDGRTFRASEYAISFAYSRQVTDQFVVGVSTKIIRSSLFNSEYSASTFAFDIGTLYDIPVLNSRIGVSLTNIGKDLQYIKETYSLPTALRFGVLYDLIKEDNHAMVTTLQVTRLNDADEQYNVGAEYSVNNLFALRGGWKFAYDQENVTGGFGIKLESFGVDGMFDYGYNNFTYLPGTHSFTFEMQF from the coding sequence ATGAATACGAAGAGAACTTTACAACAAATCATCGGAGTGGTAATCCTGCTCCTGTTTTTCGTCTCAACGGACGGCTTTTCAGGAAACCGTTCAGGTTCGGTAACGGGACAATTTTTGAAATTACCGTTAAGCGCACGAGCGGTCGGGATGGGGGGCGCACAGGTTGCATTGGCGCAGGGTGCCGCATCTATTGGCTACAATCCCGCCGGAATGATGTCGGTGACAAATTATGGTGTCGGTATTAACTATACATCATGGTTCGCCGGAATAGATTATTCCTATGCCGGTGCAACAGTACGGTTAGAAGGTATCGGAAATATCGGGGTTGGAATGATGATGCTTGCAACCGACGAAATGAAGGTGACGACCAATGCTTTTCCGGAAGGTGATGGAAGGACGTTCCGTGCAAGTGAGTATGCAATTAGTTTTGCATATTCCCGTCAAGTTACTGACCAATTTGTTGTGGGCGTAAGTACAAAAATTATTCGCTCAAGTCTTTTTAATTCTGAATACTCCGCTTCGACGTTTGCATTCGATATCGGTACGTTGTATGATATTCCGGTATTAAACAGCCGTATCGGAGTTTCGCTCACAAATATCGGAAAAGACTTACAATATATTAAAGAAACATATTCTCTTCCCACAGCGCTGAGGTTCGGTGTTCTTTATGACCTCATCAAAGAAGACAACCATGCGATGGTTACAACCTTGCAGGTTACACGCTTGAACGATGCGGACGAACAGTACAATGTTGGCGCGGAATATTCTGTGAATAATTTATTTGCTCTTCGTGGCGGGTGGAAATTTGCCTATGACCAGGAAAATGTAACAGGTGGCTTTGGTATTAAGTTGGAATCGTTCGGTGTGGACGGGATGTTTGATTACGGGTATAATAATTTCACGTACTTGCCCGGCACTCACTCATTTACCTTCGAAATGCAATTCTAA
- a CDS encoding sulfurtransferase, translating to MKSLRTLFVLCTIIGLLCFLSNRGTAAQTEKRTLPIVVNVQWLKDHLNDENLVVLQVAQTRREYTKGHIPGARFLWHGWMAMSNPDLSYEVLPVEELDAKVEELGISNDSKIILCGVGGNVSPVARMFITFEYLGMGNQTAILDGGLEAWKADGNPLSTEIPKVERSSFTPDIQSDIFVNADWVNKYLGDSTMTIVDARAPQFYLSTTGGAQRAGHIPGAKNIYYSTLVDSTNKFLDEPTLKEMFLNAGVKANTEVTSYCHVGQTGSLVYVVARYLGYKAHLFDGSFEDWSGRDDLPVEISPKADSTK from the coding sequence ATGAAATCGCTTCGTACCCTGTTTGTACTTTGTACTATTATTGGTTTGCTCTGTTTTTTAAGCAATAGAGGAACCGCCGCACAAACTGAAAAAAGAACGCTCCCAATCGTTGTCAATGTGCAATGGCTGAAGGACCATCTCAATGACGAGAATCTTGTTGTTCTTCAGGTTGCACAAACCCGGAGAGAGTATACGAAAGGACATATCCCCGGCGCTCGTTTTCTCTGGCACGGATGGATGGCGATGTCCAATCCCGATTTATCGTATGAAGTGCTTCCTGTCGAAGAACTTGATGCAAAGGTAGAAGAACTCGGTATTTCCAATGATTCGAAAATTATCCTGTGCGGAGTCGGTGGAAATGTCAGTCCGGTTGCGCGCATGTTTATTACGTTTGAATATCTGGGGATGGGAAATCAAACGGCAATACTTGATGGCGGACTTGAAGCGTGGAAAGCGGATGGAAATCCGCTCTCGACAGAAATTCCGAAGGTGGAACGGAGTTCGTTCACGCCGGATATTCAATCAGATATTTTTGTGAATGCAGATTGGGTGAACAAGTATCTGGGTGATTCAACAATGACGATCGTTGATGCACGCGCCCCGCAGTTTTATCTCAGTACCACAGGAGGAGCGCAACGTGCGGGACACATTCCCGGCGCGAAAAATATTTACTATTCCACACTGGTGGATAGTACAAACAAATTTCTTGATGAACCAACATTGAAAGAGATGTTTCTCAATGCCGGAGTGAAAGCGAATACAGAAGTTACATCGTATTGTCATGTCGGTCAGACCGGCAGTTTGGTGTATGTTGTTGCGCGATACTTAGGCTATAAAGCGCATCTCTTCGATGGTTCGTTTGAAGACTGGAGCGGAAGAGACGATTTACCGGTGGAAATTTCTCCAAAAGCAGATTCGACGAAATAG